Proteins encoded together in one Catellatospora citrea window:
- a CDS encoding YfjI family protein produces the protein MTATVRHLAAVPTDQAAQAGWDVPVPLGTNAAAPPPFPLDVLPGWARDMVDAVATFTQTDPSMGAGVLLPVLSACAARRLVVEGKPGWHEPVNVYAATIAGPGERKSPVHGALVKPLFQAQQQMAEHVRPLIEQEAARRDIAQRTAEQARATAAKADAERRDAATAEALAAVMAVEEIAVPTLPRLICDDHTPEALVSLMAANGGRMAVISDEGGIFDTLAGRYSGTPNLDPYLKGYSGGHMSSDRQTRAGETIEDPALTVGVMTQPSALRKFAANPELFGRGLPARFWFIMPRSLAGYRDQDSPPVPVSVTARYESTVRTLAATLAEWDGPRVLTLTEEASRVRAAAAATIEEQLRPGGALSDMREWANKLYGAMLRLAGLLHLAHHPTDAWERPISAERMSQAAQVTAWLIAHYTAAVALVHGDPAGETAHDVLAVLVAKDMRAFTRRELHRRVHRKLPRAEQVTAVLATLAQHGWVRTTASGDYELHPDAHTYVNGALLSR, from the coding sequence ATGACCGCCACGGTTCGGCACCTGGCCGCCGTCCCCACCGACCAGGCTGCGCAGGCGGGCTGGGACGTGCCCGTACCGCTCGGCACGAACGCGGCAGCGCCGCCGCCGTTCCCTCTGGACGTGCTCCCTGGTTGGGCACGGGACATGGTCGATGCCGTCGCGACGTTCACGCAGACCGACCCGTCTATGGGGGCCGGGGTGCTGCTGCCGGTCCTGTCCGCCTGCGCCGCGCGCCGCCTGGTCGTGGAGGGCAAACCCGGCTGGCACGAGCCCGTCAACGTGTACGCCGCGACCATCGCCGGGCCGGGGGAGCGCAAGAGCCCGGTACACGGAGCGCTGGTCAAGCCGCTGTTTCAGGCTCAGCAGCAGATGGCCGAGCATGTCCGGCCGCTGATCGAGCAAGAAGCGGCGAGGCGCGACATCGCCCAGCGCACCGCCGAGCAGGCACGCGCTACCGCCGCGAAAGCTGATGCGGAACGCCGTGACGCGGCGACCGCGGAGGCGCTGGCCGCCGTGATGGCCGTGGAAGAGATCGCCGTGCCGACGCTGCCACGGCTGATCTGCGACGACCACACGCCTGAGGCGCTGGTCAGCCTGATGGCCGCCAACGGCGGGCGCATGGCCGTGATCTCCGATGAGGGCGGCATCTTCGACACCCTGGCGGGCCGCTACAGCGGCACGCCGAACCTCGACCCATACCTGAAGGGCTACAGCGGCGGGCATATGTCCAGCGACCGCCAGACCAGGGCAGGCGAGACGATCGAAGACCCCGCGCTGACGGTGGGCGTGATGACCCAGCCGTCCGCGCTACGCAAGTTCGCGGCCAACCCCGAGCTGTTCGGGCGTGGCCTGCCCGCCCGGTTCTGGTTCATCATGCCGCGCAGCCTGGCCGGATACCGCGACCAGGACTCCCCACCCGTTCCGGTCTCCGTGACGGCGCGATACGAGAGCACCGTCCGCACCCTGGCCGCGACGCTGGCCGAATGGGACGGACCGCGCGTGCTGACCCTCACCGAGGAGGCCAGCCGCGTACGCGCCGCCGCCGCTGCGACGATCGAGGAGCAGCTACGTCCAGGCGGGGCGCTGTCGGACATGCGCGAGTGGGCCAACAAGCTCTATGGGGCCATGCTGCGGCTGGCCGGGCTGCTGCACCTGGCCCACCACCCGACCGACGCATGGGAACGGCCGATCAGCGCCGAGCGCATGAGCCAGGCCGCGCAGGTCACCGCGTGGCTGATTGCCCACTACACCGCAGCCGTCGCCCTGGTCCACGGCGACCCCGCAGGCGAAACCGCACACGACGTGCTCGCCGTGCTGGTCGCCAAGGACATGCGCGCCTTCACCCGGCGCGAACTTCACCGGCGCGTGCATCGCAAACTGCCGCGCGCCGAGCAGGTCACGGCCGTACTGGCCACCCTGGCGCAGCACGGATGGGTGCGCACGACGGCCAGCGGCGACTACGAACTACATCCCGACGCCCACACCTACGTCAACGGCGCGCTCCTGAGTCGTTGA
- a CDS encoding DNA cytosine methyltransferase produces MNRPRLLDLYCCAGGATRGYQQAGWHVTGVDHVPRPDYCGDDFHQGDAVAFALAHGAKFDAIHASPPCQDHSLLTRSNRTRDGWTDRHVDLIPATRAAVMASGRPWVMENVVGATLRPDLVLCGLMFGLRVFRHRLFETHGFATLMPPHPAHRGHRVAGWRAGVRHDGDMFAVYGDGGGKGTTEQWQAAMGIDWTTDREAIAQAIPPAFTRFIGEHLLTALEVTT; encoded by the coding sequence GTGAACCGGCCTCGGCTGCTCGACCTGTACTGCTGCGCCGGCGGAGCAACCCGCGGCTACCAGCAGGCCGGATGGCACGTCACCGGCGTCGACCACGTGCCGCGCCCCGACTACTGCGGCGACGACTTCCACCAGGGCGACGCGGTCGCGTTCGCCCTGGCCCACGGGGCGAAGTTCGACGCGATCCACGCCAGCCCGCCATGCCAGGACCACAGCCTGCTCACTCGTTCCAACCGCACCCGTGACGGCTGGACCGACCGGCACGTCGACCTCATCCCGGCCACCCGCGCGGCGGTGATGGCGTCGGGCCGGCCGTGGGTCATGGAGAACGTCGTGGGCGCGACGCTGCGCCCTGACCTGGTCCTGTGCGGGCTGATGTTCGGCCTGCGCGTGTTCCGCCACCGCCTGTTCGAGACCCACGGGTTCGCCACGCTCATGCCGCCGCACCCCGCGCACCGGGGACACCGCGTCGCCGGATGGCGGGCCGGTGTCCGGCACGACGGGGACATGTTCGCCGTGTACGGCGACGGCGGCGGCAAGGGCACCACCGAACAGTGGCAGGCCGCCATGGGCATCGACTGGACCACCGACCGCGAAGCCATCGCCCAGGCCATCCCACCCGCGTTCACCCGGTTCATCGGAGAACACCTGCTCACCGCCCTGGAGGTGACCACATGA
- a CDS encoding DUF3105 domain-containing protein → MSISTQGGEQHRPNVVKVGGKPAAGAKPGTKTTTGGGKTPPKGGKGGGPRKPITPIKVNQGRNWGPIAMFAAVGLIAVGIIGWGAWAAFKPGGAGYDWKTRAGAIDGITHVTTELKSNHTYNQETYEQNPPVGGTHSYVWQQCMGNVYDAPIPKEHAVHSLEHGAVWITYRKDLPADQVAALAAKVEGKEMMLLSPVADLDKPISLQAWSYQLKVDNASDPRIDDFIGALRVNATQEPGATCQGGNTATGDKPLTEEQATALQQQQQG, encoded by the coding sequence ATGAGCATCAGCACGCAAGGCGGGGAGCAGCACCGCCCCAATGTTGTGAAGGTCGGCGGCAAGCCCGCGGCCGGCGCCAAGCCCGGCACCAAGACCACCACCGGCGGCGGCAAGACCCCGCCCAAGGGTGGCAAGGGCGGCGGCCCCCGCAAGCCGATCACGCCGATCAAGGTCAACCAGGGTCGCAACTGGGGGCCGATCGCCATGTTCGCCGCCGTCGGCCTCATCGCGGTCGGCATCATCGGCTGGGGCGCCTGGGCGGCGTTCAAGCCGGGCGGCGCGGGCTACGACTGGAAGACGCGGGCCGGCGCCATCGACGGCATCACGCACGTGACGACCGAGCTCAAGAGCAACCACACGTACAACCAGGAGACGTACGAGCAGAACCCGCCGGTCGGCGGCACCCACAGCTACGTGTGGCAGCAGTGCATGGGCAACGTCTACGACGCGCCCATCCCCAAGGAGCACGCGGTGCACAGCCTCGAGCACGGCGCGGTCTGGATCACGTACCGCAAGGACCTGCCCGCCGACCAGGTGGCCGCGCTGGCCGCCAAGGTCGAGGGCAAGGAGATGATGTTGCTGAGCCCGGTCGCGGACCTGGACAAGCCGATCTCCCTGCAGGCCTGGTCCTACCAGCTGAAGGTCGACAACGCGAGCGACCCCCGGATCGACGACTTCATCGGCGCGCTGCGCGTCAACGCGACCCAGGAGCCCGGTGCGACGTGCCAGGGCGGCAACACCGCCACCGGCGACAAGCCGCTGACCGAGGAGCAGGCCACCGCCCTCCAGCAGCAGCAGCAGGGCTGA
- a CDS encoding DUF305 domain-containing protein codes for MTDVGNSPRFSTRGLALSVALALLVGLAIGFGVTRLASAGTPADDSAAAGFARDMSTHHAQAVAMGMIAAKRGNAHEVRTLGEDIALTQQAQIGIMSQWLRDWGLNINSDAKPMAWMPDGDKALTNGNLMPGMATAQEMTALENATGKDADRLFLEMMIKHHLGGVHMVDAVLTQTDDPDVLWLAAGMKARQQLEISEMQQLQTTLAKR; via the coding sequence ATGACGGACGTGGGGAACAGCCCTCGGTTCAGCACGCGAGGGCTGGCCCTCTCCGTGGCGCTCGCGCTGCTGGTCGGGCTCGCCATCGGGTTCGGCGTCACCCGGCTCGCCTCGGCCGGCACCCCGGCCGACGACTCGGCCGCCGCCGGCTTCGCGCGCGACATGAGCACGCACCATGCCCAGGCCGTGGCCATGGGCATGATCGCCGCGAAGCGGGGCAACGCGCACGAGGTGCGGACCCTCGGCGAGGACATCGCACTGACCCAGCAGGCCCAGATCGGCATCATGAGCCAGTGGCTGCGGGACTGGGGCCTCAACATCAACTCGGACGCCAAGCCGATGGCCTGGATGCCCGACGGCGACAAGGCCCTGACCAACGGCAACCTGATGCCCGGCATGGCCACGGCGCAGGAGATGACGGCGCTGGAGAACGCGACCGGCAAGGACGCCGACCGCCTGTTCCTGGAGATGATGATCAAGCATCACCTGGGCGGCGTGCACATGGTCGACGCCGTGCTGACCCAGACCGACGACCCCGACGTGCTCTGGCTGGCCGCGGGCATGAAGGCCCGCCAGCAGCTGGAGATCTCGGAGATGCAGCAACTGCAGACGACGCTCGCCAAGCGCTGA
- a CDS encoding LPXTG cell wall anchor domain-containing protein has translation MRLVRPLLTVAIAALAGVAFAGPAHADATVPLNQTKNDKTVLAGTFTPQLCNDERFAPRAAGEDGWHFVLPGKDGNFVKITLTFRDLGGNTVVVEIPDADDTPYKNDFYDAGDDGKHAYLFTPAGWTLTAGSAVITNSADFFTLSHTCGGTPDTSTPTPGGTPTPGGQTPTPGGETPTPGGQTPTPGASTGGPGVTPSSSEQPGLPVTGAAVTVFAAVGLALVIGGAGTLFLVRRRRDLPTEV, from the coding sequence ATGCGCCTCGTGCGGCCTCTTCTCACCGTGGCGATCGCCGCGCTGGCCGGCGTTGCGTTCGCCGGTCCGGCGCACGCGGACGCGACCGTGCCGCTGAACCAGACCAAGAACGATAAGACGGTCCTGGCCGGCACGTTCACCCCGCAGCTGTGCAACGACGAGCGGTTCGCGCCCCGCGCTGCGGGCGAGGACGGCTGGCACTTCGTCCTGCCGGGCAAGGACGGGAACTTCGTCAAGATCACATTGACGTTCCGGGACCTGGGCGGCAACACCGTCGTCGTCGAGATTCCGGACGCGGACGACACCCCCTACAAGAACGACTTCTATGACGCAGGCGACGACGGCAAGCACGCCTACCTGTTCACCCCGGCGGGCTGGACCCTGACCGCGGGTTCAGCGGTCATCACCAACAGCGCGGATTTCTTCACGCTGAGCCACACCTGCGGGGGCACGCCCGACACCAGCACGCCGACGCCGGGCGGGACGCCCACGCCGGGTGGCCAGACGCCCACGCCGGGCGGCGAGACGCCCACGCCGGGTGGCCAGACGCCCACGCCGGGCGCGAGCACGGGCGGCCCCGGGGTGACGCCCTCGTCGTCGGAGCAGCCGGGTCTGCCGGTGACCGGTGCGGCCGTGACGGTCTTCGCCGCGGTGGGCCTGGCGCTGGTCATCGGTGGGGCAGGGACGCTGTTCCTGGTGCGCCGTCGCCGTGATCTGCCGACCGAGGTCTGA
- a CDS encoding helix-turn-helix transcriptional regulator, with protein sequence MTAPTLPGQRSGDALLKVKEVLEILDIERSTFYDWRAKRRAPRCVKLPNGQLRVRRSVLDAWIEAQEERN encoded by the coding sequence ATGACCGCGCCAACGCTTCCCGGCCAGCGCAGCGGAGACGCACTACTCAAGGTCAAGGAGGTTCTGGAGATCCTCGATATCGAACGGTCGACGTTCTACGACTGGCGCGCGAAGCGGCGTGCACCGCGCTGCGTCAAGCTGCCGAACGGCCAACTGCGGGTACGCCGCAGCGTACTGGACGCATGGATCGAAGCTCAGGAGGAGCGCAACTGA
- a CDS encoding cell division protein FtsK: MTSEDSRIDWDAYEAELTTDPAPAVAVDDPTTIYQGSRTVRREPILPSWVRSRQAFTSQLSWAFQHAAHASGYHLVRSPWYGIQLTGYSFVGLGRSLLATARWVFDLEASPLRRASVRREESTDYMKLSAQRDSRVRLRVTLALGATVALGVAGIWLANASGLAQSLAIAGVVGLFGWIGRPADKPIVTPAVVTTRVARLTADSVVKALSVLGLAGINQALSKSPNAIGFAAPISRDGAGWRADIDLPPGVTAGDVLERRDRLASGLSRPLGCVWPEPAPHIHPGRLVLWVGDQDIAAAKPAAWPLLRGGQVDAFRPIPFGTDPRGRSVAVSFVYSNMLIGSIPGMGKTFSLRLPLLGLALDPLVRLWAFELKGTGDLEPVAKVAERYASGADDDTAEAALLALRDLRKECQRRAEVIKGLPREVCPENKVTPELARRRELGLALLVAAFDECQELFSHPDFGKEAAELAEKIIKLGRALGVILILATQRPDAKSLPTGVSANVGTRFSLRVMGQVENDMILGTSAYRNGLRATMFTNRDKGVGYLVGASDEPVIVRTYYLDGPTAERITDRARALRLAAGTLTGYAAGQDTAAKPKDTLLEDILTVLPAGEPKAWSEVIADRLAGLRPDVYSGWGAEQVAAALKPHGVGTGQVWGTDPTTGKGANRRGIVRDHVSRALTDRDGKRRRGSAD, encoded by the coding sequence ATGACCAGCGAAGATTCCCGCATCGACTGGGACGCCTACGAAGCTGAGCTGACCACCGACCCCGCGCCCGCGGTGGCGGTGGACGACCCGACGACGATCTACCAGGGTTCGCGCACGGTGCGCCGTGAGCCGATCCTGCCCTCGTGGGTGCGGTCGCGTCAGGCGTTCACGTCGCAGTTGAGCTGGGCTTTCCAGCACGCCGCGCACGCCAGCGGCTACCACCTGGTCCGTTCGCCCTGGTACGGCATCCAGCTCACGGGTTACTCGTTCGTCGGGCTGGGCCGGTCCCTGTTGGCCACGGCGCGGTGGGTGTTCGATCTGGAGGCCTCGCCGCTGCGCCGGGCGTCGGTGCGCCGGGAGGAGTCCACCGACTACATGAAGCTGTCCGCGCAGCGTGACAGCCGCGTGCGCCTGCGGGTCACGCTTGCCCTCGGCGCGACGGTCGCGTTGGGCGTGGCCGGCATCTGGCTGGCCAACGCTTCCGGCCTGGCGCAGTCCCTGGCCATCGCGGGTGTGGTCGGCCTGTTCGGGTGGATCGGTCGCCCGGCCGATAAGCCGATCGTGACCCCGGCCGTGGTCACGACCCGCGTTGCCCGGCTGACCGCTGACAGCGTGGTCAAGGCGCTGTCGGTGCTGGGCCTGGCGGGCATCAACCAGGCACTCAGCAAGAGCCCCAACGCGATCGGGTTCGCCGCGCCGATCTCCCGCGACGGTGCGGGCTGGCGCGCCGACATCGACCTTCCGCCCGGCGTCACCGCAGGCGACGTGCTGGAGCGCCGCGACCGCCTGGCGTCCGGCCTGAGCAGGCCGTTGGGCTGTGTGTGGCCGGAGCCCGCGCCGCACATCCACCCCGGCCGCCTGGTCCTGTGGGTCGGTGACCAGGACATTGCCGCCGCCAAGCCTGCGGCGTGGCCGCTGCTTCGCGGCGGGCAGGTCGACGCGTTCCGGCCGATCCCGTTCGGGACCGACCCGCGCGGCCGGTCGGTGGCGGTGTCGTTCGTCTACTCCAACATGCTGATCGGCTCGATTCCCGGCATGGGCAAGACGTTCAGCCTGCGCCTGCCTCTGCTCGGCCTGGCCCTCGACCCCCTCGTCCGGCTGTGGGCGTTCGAACTGAAGGGCACGGGCGACCTGGAGCCGGTCGCGAAGGTCGCCGAGCGCTACGCCTCCGGTGCGGACGACGACACGGCCGAAGCGGCGCTGCTGGCGCTGCGGGACCTGCGCAAGGAGTGCCAGCGCCGGGCGGAGGTCATCAAGGGTCTGCCGCGGGAGGTGTGCCCGGAGAACAAGGTCACCCCGGAGTTGGCCCGCCGCCGTGAGCTGGGCTTGGCGCTGCTGGTCGCCGCGTTCGACGAGTGCCAGGAGCTGTTCTCTCACCCTGACTTCGGCAAAGAGGCCGCGGAACTGGCAGAGAAGATCATCAAGCTGGGTCGGGCGCTCGGCGTGATCCTGATCCTGGCCACGCAGCGCCCCGACGCCAAGAGCCTGCCCACCGGCGTGTCCGCGAACGTGGGCACGCGGTTCAGCCTACGGGTCATGGGCCAGGTCGAGAACGACATGATCCTCGGCACCAGCGCCTACAGGAACGGGCTGCGGGCGACCATGTTCACCAACCGGGACAAGGGCGTCGGCTACCTGGTCGGCGCAAGCGACGAACCGGTGATCGTGCGCACCTACTACCTCGACGGTCCGACCGCCGAGCGCATCACCGACCGCGCCCGCGCGCTGCGCCTGGCCGCGGGCACCCTGACCGGCTACGCCGCAGGCCAGGACACCGCCGCCAAGCCGAAAGACACCCTGCTCGAAGACATCCTGACAGTCCTGCCCGCGGGTGAGCCGAAGGCCTGGAGCGAGGTCATCGCCGACCGGCTGGCCGGCCTGCGCCCGGACGTCTACAGCGGATGGGGTGCCGAGCAGGTCGCGGCGGCGCTCAAGCCGCATGGCGTGGGCACCGGGCAGGTGTGGGGCACCGACCCGACCACCGGCAAGGGCGCGAACCGGCGGGGCATCGTCCGCGACCACGTCAGCCGGGCGCTCACCGACCGTGACGGCAAGCGCCGTCGCGGCAGCGCCGACTGA
- a CDS encoding tyrosine-type recombinase/integrase translates to MATTYDVRVWKNEVYVGKRTTTHWVLWSVDGQRRKEPFKTAALADSFRSALVGASRQGEAFDIETGRPVSMLRAGRQSTWLALAQSFADAKWPRAAATTRRTHAEALAAVTTAMLSDRRGMPDARLIRHALNRWAFNPTRRDDTGCPAEVRAALRWLAGHTRQASDLAKPDVLRSVLDSLTVRLDGKPAASSVVSRRRKILNTCLFYAVEQQILSTNPMPALKWTPPRTSHAVDRRSVANPTQVRTMLSAVAEQQRSGPRLVAFYACLYFAGLRPEEAASLNRANLALPARGWGELNIEVAEPHAGREWTDSGKNRDRRQLKQRAVGESRTTPCPPELTAHLHHHISTFGTAADGRLFRGERNDEEMPKGTINKTWRVARAAAFTPEVCASPLARTPYDLRHAAVSTWLNGGVPATQVAEWAGHSVEVLLKIYAKCLDGGTAQLRRRMDDALGHDPGL, encoded by the coding sequence ATGGCCACCACGTACGACGTGCGGGTATGGAAGAACGAGGTCTACGTCGGCAAGCGCACCACCACGCATTGGGTTTTGTGGTCAGTGGACGGTCAGCGCCGGAAGGAGCCTTTCAAGACGGCGGCGCTGGCCGACAGCTTCCGGTCTGCCCTGGTAGGTGCGTCACGGCAGGGCGAGGCGTTCGACATCGAGACCGGTCGCCCGGTTTCGATGCTGCGGGCCGGACGACAGTCGACGTGGCTCGCGCTCGCCCAGTCGTTCGCTGACGCCAAGTGGCCGCGGGCTGCCGCGACGACCCGCCGGACGCACGCGGAGGCACTGGCGGCGGTGACAACCGCCATGCTCAGCGACAGGAGGGGGATGCCGGACGCCAGGCTGATTCGGCACGCACTCAACCGGTGGGCCTTCAACCCGACGCGGCGCGACGATACGGGGTGCCCTGCGGAGGTGCGGGCGGCGCTCCGGTGGCTCGCCGGCCACACGCGGCAAGCCTCCGACCTGGCCAAACCTGACGTGCTGCGGAGCGTGCTGGACAGCCTCACGGTCCGTCTGGACGGCAAACCGGCTGCGTCGAGCGTCGTCAGCCGCCGCCGGAAGATCCTGAACACCTGTCTCTTCTACGCCGTTGAGCAGCAGATTCTCTCTACCAACCCCATGCCCGCGCTGAAGTGGACACCGCCACGGACAAGCCACGCCGTGGATCGGCGATCGGTCGCCAACCCGACCCAGGTTCGCACGATGCTCAGCGCCGTAGCCGAGCAGCAGCGCAGCGGCCCGCGGCTGGTCGCGTTCTACGCCTGCCTCTACTTCGCCGGGCTGCGGCCTGAGGAGGCGGCCAGTCTGAACCGCGCCAACCTGGCACTACCGGCGCGGGGATGGGGAGAACTGAACATCGAGGTAGCGGAGCCGCACGCGGGCCGCGAGTGGACAGACTCCGGGAAGAACCGCGACCGGCGGCAACTCAAGCAGCGGGCGGTGGGGGAGAGCCGCACGACCCCCTGTCCGCCCGAACTGACCGCGCACCTCCATCACCACATCAGCACCTTCGGCACGGCGGCTGACGGCCGACTGTTCCGCGGGGAGCGCAACGACGAGGAGATGCCCAAAGGGACGATCAACAAGACATGGAGGGTGGCCAGGGCGGCAGCGTTCACGCCCGAAGTCTGCGCCTCGCCGCTGGCTCGCACGCCTTACGACCTGCGCCACGCGGCAGTGTCCACCTGGCTCAACGGCGGCGTGCCCGCCACACAGGTGGCGGAGTGGGCCGGCCACTCCGTGGAAGTCCTACTGAAGATCTACGCCAAGTGCCTGGACGGTGGAACGGCTCAGCTCAGACGCCGGATGGACGACGCGCTAGGGCATGATCCGGGGCTCTGA
- the argS gene encoding arginine--tRNA ligase — MTPANIADAVLTAAKAVFTARGLDLAALPAAATVERPRNLEHGDYATNLALQVAKKVGANPRELAAALAEELSKFTGIAAVEIAGPGFLNIRVDAAAAGELARLVVTQGPAYGHGTALAGLRLNLEFVSANPTGPIHLGGVRWAAVGDALARLLKAAGAQVTTEYYFNDAGSQIDRFAKSLQAAARGEAPPEDGYGGAYIAEIAEAVQAKHPGADDLETFRVEGVELMFAQIKSSLNEFGTHFDVYFNEKDLHTKGELDLALARLRSQGHLYEADGATWLRTTDFGDDKDRVLRKSDGEWTYFAADCAYYLDKRERGAEKVVIMLGADHHGYVGRMRAMAACFGDDPDVNLEILIGQLVSLVRDGQPLRMSKRAGTVVTMEDLVEAIGVDASRYALARYSSDSPIDIDVDLWTRATRDNPVYYVQYVAARTASVSRNAADLGLTRDSAEFDPALLAHPKELELLKALGDYPTVVKGAAELREPHRVARYLEDLAGDYHRFYDEPACRVLPHGDAPIEPGNVARLWLNDATRTVIANGLGLLGVTAPERM, encoded by the coding sequence GTGACTCCCGCGAATATCGCCGATGCCGTCCTGACCGCCGCAAAAGCCGTCTTCACGGCCCGCGGCCTCGACCTGGCCGCCCTGCCGGCGGCGGCGACGGTGGAGCGCCCGCGCAACCTGGAGCACGGGGATTACGCCACCAACCTGGCCCTTCAGGTCGCCAAGAAGGTCGGCGCGAACCCCCGCGAGCTGGCCGCGGCCCTCGCCGAGGAACTCAGCAAATTCACAGGGATCGCTGCGGTGGAGATCGCCGGTCCGGGCTTCCTGAACATCCGGGTGGACGCGGCGGCGGCGGGGGAGCTGGCCCGCCTGGTGGTCACCCAGGGCCCGGCGTACGGGCACGGCACGGCGCTGGCCGGGCTGCGGCTGAACCTGGAGTTCGTGTCGGCGAACCCGACCGGCCCGATCCACCTGGGCGGGGTGCGCTGGGCCGCGGTCGGCGACGCCCTGGCGCGGCTGCTAAAGGCGGCGGGCGCGCAGGTCACCACCGAGTACTACTTCAACGACGCCGGCTCGCAGATCGACCGGTTCGCCAAGTCGCTGCAGGCCGCGGCCCGGGGTGAGGCGCCGCCGGAGGACGGCTACGGCGGCGCGTACATCGCGGAGATCGCCGAGGCGGTCCAGGCCAAGCACCCCGGCGCCGACGACCTGGAGACGTTCCGGGTCGAGGGCGTCGAGCTGATGTTCGCGCAGATCAAGTCGTCGCTGAACGAGTTCGGCACGCACTTCGACGTGTACTTCAACGAGAAGGACCTGCACACCAAGGGTGAGCTGGACCTGGCCCTGGCGCGGCTGCGCTCGCAGGGCCACCTCTACGAGGCCGACGGCGCGACCTGGCTGCGCACCACCGACTTCGGCGACGACAAGGACCGGGTGCTGCGCAAGAGCGACGGCGAGTGGACCTACTTCGCCGCCGACTGCGCCTACTACCTCGACAAGCGGGAGCGCGGCGCGGAGAAGGTCGTCATCATGCTGGGCGCGGACCACCACGGCTACGTGGGCCGGATGCGCGCCATGGCGGCCTGCTTCGGCGACGACCCGGACGTCAACCTGGAGATCCTCATCGGGCAGCTGGTCAGCCTGGTCCGCGACGGCCAGCCGCTGCGGATGAGCAAGCGCGCGGGCACCGTCGTCACGATGGAGGACCTGGTCGAGGCGATCGGCGTGGACGCCTCCCGGTACGCGCTGGCCCGCTACAGCAGCGACTCCCCGATCGACATCGACGTGGACCTGTGGACCCGGGCCACCCGCGACAACCCGGTCTACTACGTGCAGTACGTCGCCGCCCGCACCGCGAGCGTGTCCCGCAACGCCGCCGACCTCGGGCTGACCCGGGACTCGGCGGAGTTCGACCCGGCGCTGCTGGCCCACCCGAAGGAGCTGGAGCTGCTCAAGGCGCTCGGCGACTACCCGACCGTGGTCAAGGGCGCGGCGGAGCTGCGCGAGCCGCACCGGGTGGCCCGCTACCTGGAGGACCTGGCGGGCGACTACCACCGCTTCTACGACGAGCCGGCCTGCCGCGTGCTGCCGCACGGCGACGCCCCGATCGAGCCCGGCAACGTCGCCCGGCTCTGGCTCAACGACGCGACCCGCACCGTCATCGCCAACGGCCTCGGCCTGCTCGGCGTGACCGCCCCTGAACGGATGTGA
- a CDS encoding bifunctional DNA primase/polymerase, translated as MSSTDSLMAAALSAAERGWRVFPVTPDDKTPAVRAWEQRATTDPDRIRRCWSAGPFNIGLATGPSGLVVVDLDTLKPGQELPAPWTFYQHGSDVLGELQRRQRTEPVRTYAVVTGRGGTHLYYRHPDQAAQMRNTAGKLGPLIDTRAHGGYVLAAGSVVNGRPYTLACDLPVVDLPEWLAAALTPAPLPEQAPVTVALPADRAGRYVAAAIDAQLSHLAQAAKGGRNHALYASAVALGQLAAGGAVTGQDVEGLLTQAAYRIGLRPAETARTIASGLRAGAARPRTVAA; from the coding sequence ATGAGCAGCACCGACAGCCTGATGGCCGCCGCCCTGAGCGCCGCCGAACGCGGGTGGCGGGTGTTCCCCGTGACCCCCGACGACAAGACCCCCGCCGTACGAGCGTGGGAGCAGCGCGCCACCACCGACCCCGACCGCATCCGGCGCTGCTGGTCGGCCGGTCCGTTCAACATCGGCCTTGCGACCGGCCCGTCCGGGCTGGTCGTGGTCGACCTGGACACCCTCAAGCCCGGCCAGGAGTTGCCCGCGCCGTGGACGTTCTACCAGCACGGCAGCGACGTGCTCGGCGAGTTGCAGCGGCGGCAGCGCACCGAGCCGGTGCGCACGTACGCGGTGGTGACCGGCCGCGGGGGCACGCACCTGTACTACCGGCACCCCGACCAGGCCGCGCAGATGCGCAACACCGCCGGGAAGCTGGGGCCGCTGATCGACACCCGTGCCCACGGCGGCTACGTCCTGGCCGCCGGCAGCGTCGTCAACGGCCGCCCCTACACCCTCGCGTGCGATCTGCCGGTGGTCGACCTGCCCGAATGGCTGGCCGCCGCACTTACCCCGGCGCCGCTGCCCGAGCAGGCTCCGGTGACGGTCGCGCTGCCCGCCGACCGGGCGGGCCGGTACGTGGCCGCCGCGATCGACGCTCAGTTGTCGCACCTGGCGCAGGCCGCCAAGGGCGGGCGCAATCACGCGCTCTACGCCTCCGCCGTCGCCCTTGGGCAGCTCGCCGCAGGTGGCGCGGTCACGGGGCAGGACGTAGAAGGCCTGCTGACGCAGGCTGCCTACCGGATCGGCCTGCGGCCGGCGGAGACCGCCCGCACGATCGCCTCCGGCCTGCGAGCGGGAGCGGCACGCCCGCGGACGGTGGCCGCATGA